A genomic segment from Kwoniella shandongensis chromosome 8, complete sequence encodes:
- a CDS encoding mitochondrial 54S ribosomal protein mL57 — MALASSSSSVLRSTRCLSTPLLAARPTKSSKRIASSARGYAAAATASVETPLSAYEPITTDSSSTTSPRTTRTNNFTPRSSSNSPTTASSAQEYLTNLLSLPSHRQFPPALALQILTHKSYRYSHPIRHLSPSDESNGVGSEPYNSRLSFIGRRALSTYLSIFVHDAFLSSAAGGGLKVDGTDFLRGKGLQERLDGLRHVNNLGRVLGDEWGVGQVTRWDRNETSREGGDLKIKGMSIEAILGGIYTQFGSPAAHRTFHKMILPGFARSNQLRDPRLVEKVETVKEQLEKEFGTGILARS; from the exons ATggctctcgcttcttcttcctcatcagTGTTGAGATCGACAAGATGTCTTTCTACCCCTCTTTTGGCTGCTCGACCAACTAAGAGCAGCAAGCGAATAGCGT CTTCTGCTCGAGGCTACGCTGCTGCAGCCACAGCGAGTGTTGAAACCCCTCTTTCAGCCTACGAACCAATCACCACcgactcctcctcaaccacaTCACCTCGTACCACTCGAACCAACAATTTTActcctcgatcatcttccaattccCCTACAACCGCCTCTTCTGCCCAAGAATACCTCACAAACCTTCTATCATTACCTTCACATCGACAATTTCCCCCTGCTCTAGCATTACAGATCCTCACACATAAATCATATCGATATTCTCATCCGATTCGACATCTATCCCCGTCTGACGAGTCAAACGGAGTCGGGTCGGAACCTTATAATTCTCGACTATCTTTTATTGGTCGAAGAGCCCTTTCGACTTATTTGTCGATCTTCGTACATGACGCTTTTTTGTCATCTGCCGCGGGGGGTGGATTGAAAGTGGATGGAACGGATTTCTTGAGAGGAAAAGGATTAcaagagagattggatggATTGAGACATGTTAACAATCTAGGGAGGGTACTGGGCGATGAGTGGGGTGTGGGACAAGTGACGAGATGGGATCGtaatgag ACatcgagagaaggaggtgatctGAAGATCAAGGGAATGTCAATCGAAGCGATCCTCGGTGGTATTTACACCCAATTCGGTTCCCCAGCCGCCCATCGTACTTTCCACAAAATGATCTTACCAGGCTTCGCGAGGTCGAACCAATTGAGAGATCCGAGATTGGTCGAGAAAGTGGAGACGGTGAAAGAACAGCTGGAAAAGGAGTTTGGGACCGGTATCTTGGCTAGATCATGA
- a CDS encoding cytochrome b-c1 complex subunit Rieske, mitochondrial, producing the protein MASQLGRINLLPTTRTLASGVPLAPRLNLAAPNVGGGHDAHGAVGARSDAVPSWVFKAGARGHIGRTNALPTTPSFQQRFIHTSPSAPAAHPMSATSGTTRASATGVPDFSPYRAKNEGLNRNLSYFMVGTMGVLAASGAKSTVSDVLSNMAASADVLALAKIEVEMGAIPEGKNLIVKWRGKPVFIRHRTSDEIDEANSVDVKSLRDPQADGDRVQRPEWLVMLGVCTHLGCVPIGEAGDYGGWFCPCHGSHYDISGRIRRGPAPLNLEIPEYSFNDDEEKLVIG; encoded by the exons ATGGCCTCTCAACTCGGTCGTATCAACCTTCTCCCGACAACTCGAACTCTCGCATCGGGTGTTCCTCTCGCTCCGAGGTTAAACCTCGCCGCTCCCAACGTTGGAGGTGGACACGATGCTCATGGAGCTGTAGGCGCTAGGAGCGATGCCGTCCCCTCTTGGGTCTTCAAGGCTGGTGCCAGGGGACACATCGGAAGGACCAATG CCCTTCCCACAACACCTTCATTCCAACAACGATTCATCCacacttccccttctgctcCTGCCGCCCACCCCATGTCCGCTACATCTGGAACTACCCGAGCTTCCGCTACCGGTGTCCCCGATTTCTCCCCTTACCGAGCAAAGAACGAGGGTCTTAACCGAAACCTCTCTTATTTCATGGTCGGAACAATGGGTGTGCTCGCAGCTTCAGGTGCAAAGTCCACAGTCTCGGACGTTTTGAGTAATATGGCTGCGTCCGCGGACGTTTTGGCTTTGGCGaagatcgaggttgagatggGTGCTATtccagagg GCAAGAACCTCATCGTCAAGTGGCGAGGAAAGCCAGTGTTCATCCGACACCGAACTtccgacgagattgacgaggcCAACTCTGTCGATGTCAAGTCTTTGCGAGACCCCCAAGCGGACGGTGACCGAGTCCAGAGGCCAGAGTG GCTCGTCATGCTCGGTGTCTGCACACATCTTGGTTGTGTCCCCATCGGAGAGGCTGGTGATTACGGAGGTTGGTTCTGCCCCTGTCACGGTTCGCACTACGACATTTCCGGTCGTATCAGACGAGGTCCCGCCCCTCTCAACCTCGAAATCCCAGAGTACTCTttcaacgacgacgaggagaagctCGTCATTGGTTAG